Proteins found in one candidate division KSB1 bacterium genomic segment:
- a CDS encoding DUF4398 domain-containing protein, whose amino-acid sequence MNGELRLFRPIGLFFFLIIFCCTKQNPQRELNLAAAAIDSAMSAKANYFAPKEFELARDAYLNARKYTEQKKFDKARQSALMAIKFADSSIVISKRKKLITEIEIEQLISYLRHKIDVYETVISKAENYGIPSAQIDSARAELDKLNKTLVMMIIKNDEEDYETIRHECNIAIEQASLATYQLIKLISSTNLVEPGLEFDRRNKR is encoded by the coding sequence ATGAATGGAGAACTGCGGCTGTTCCGGCCAATTGGACTATTTTTTTTCTTGATCATTTTTTGCTGTACCAAGCAAAATCCACAACGGGAGCTCAATCTGGCAGCGGCGGCCATCGATTCGGCCATGAGCGCAAAGGCGAATTATTTTGCACCCAAAGAATTTGAATTGGCCCGTGACGCTTACCTCAACGCCCGCAAATACACCGAGCAAAAAAAGTTCGATAAAGCCCGCCAATCCGCTTTAATGGCGATCAAATTCGCTGATTCTTCCATCGTTATCAGCAAACGAAAAAAACTTATCACTGAGATAGAAATTGAACAGCTCATTTCCTACTTGCGACATAAAATTGATGTCTATGAAACCGTCATTTCGAAAGCCGAAAATTACGGCATCCCATCCGCTCAAATTGATTCGGCTCGCGCGGAATTGGACAAGCTAAATAAAACTTTGGTGATGATGATCATAAAAAATGATGAGGAAGATTATGAGACCATCCGACATGAATGCAACATCGCGATCGAGCAGGCTAGCCTCGCAACTTATCAACTAATAAAACTGATCAGTAGTACCAATTTGGTTGAACCAGGCCTGGAGTTCGACAGACGAAATAAAAGATAA